One window from the genome of Microbulbifer sp. ALW1 encodes:
- a CDS encoding mechanosensitive ion channel family protein yields the protein MLIELYHKFADNKLVLSLLLIATVILLRFLLTLLFKKSGWARQDVRRRIHMVHNFSNLLMVISLFAIWVSELRDFALSIAAFSVAIVIALRDVVACLVGGLYQASMRSFTIGDWVRIGDQFGEVIDNNWLSTTLLEIDPHGLGNGYTGTTLYVPNNVFFTQPVKNLNFMRRYIEHTFAIVRENKGENPFAIKPYITERVLEHCESFKDVAERYCKLIESRMGVDLAGTEPKIKFSTSELGHDVLTITLFCPREEATNIEQKVTEDFYQFWYGAKAGPTGGASEPVEEPV from the coding sequence ATGTTGATCGAGCTGTACCATAAGTTTGCGGACAACAAGCTGGTATTGAGCCTGCTGCTCATTGCCACGGTAATTCTGTTGCGCTTCCTGCTGACGCTTCTGTTCAAGAAGTCCGGCTGGGCGCGCCAGGATGTTCGGCGCCGAATTCACATGGTGCACAACTTCAGCAACCTGCTGATGGTGATCAGTCTTTTTGCAATCTGGGTTTCTGAATTACGGGATTTTGCGCTGTCGATCGCAGCGTTTTCGGTGGCCATTGTCATTGCGCTGCGGGATGTAGTCGCTTGCCTTGTGGGAGGGCTCTACCAGGCCAGCATGCGCTCTTTCACCATTGGCGACTGGGTGCGGATTGGTGACCAGTTTGGCGAGGTCATCGACAACAACTGGCTGAGCACCACCCTGCTGGAAATTGATCCGCACGGCCTCGGTAACGGCTATACCGGTACCACCCTGTACGTACCCAACAACGTGTTCTTCACCCAACCGGTGAAAAACCTGAATTTCATGCGCCGCTACATTGAGCATACTTTTGCCATCGTGCGTGAGAACAAGGGCGAAAATCCATTTGCCATCAAGCCCTACATCACCGAGCGCGTGCTGGAGCACTGCGAATCCTTCAAGGATGTGGCCGAACGCTACTGCAAATTGATCGAGAGTCGTATGGGCGTTGATCTGGCTGGCACCGAACCGAAAATCAAATTCAGCACCAGCGAACTTGGACACGACGTTTTGACGATCACCCTGTTCTGCCCTCGTGAAGAGGCGACGAATATCGAACAGAAGGTTACCGAGGACTTTTACCAGTTCTGGTATGGGGCCAAGGCTGGCCCTACAGGTGGCGCTTCAGAGCCAGTCGAAGAACCCGTTTAA
- a CDS encoding zf-HC2 domain-containing protein, whose amino-acid sequence MMNCKQATRLLSEQLERPLHGGEKLQLKLHLLMCRGCRNFGDQMRTLRQLSKGYAKTASEADGKDGAARGSSDLDS is encoded by the coding sequence ATGATGAACTGCAAACAAGCCACTCGATTGCTCTCGGAACAGCTGGAGCGACCATTACACGGGGGTGAAAAACTCCAGCTGAAATTGCATCTGCTGATGTGTCGAGGCTGTCGCAATTTCGGCGATCAGATGCGCACCTTGCGCCAGCTGTCGAAAGGCTACGCGAAGACAGCATCTGAGGCGGACGGGAAAGATGGAGCCGCACGTGGCAGCTCCGATCTAGACTCTTGA
- a CDS encoding RNA polymerase factor sigma-70 produces MSDSEGSDSFVEEGSSGVERDAAVSGPSGATVEEQLVDPQFLAELRAQMLKFARLQLRDDDQAEDAVQEALAGALKNIESFARQSALKTWVFSILKFKIADALRYRQRVIASSQLGDEEQREQQFMDALFKTNGHWHRAERPTSWNGPQGGVQSDHFWRVFDACLNGLPEKQARVFMMREFIELESEEICSQLSLSTSNLHVILYRARLRLRECLENSWFETSAARSRGESTA; encoded by the coding sequence ATGAGTGATTCAGAGGGCAGTGACAGTTTCGTGGAAGAGGGAAGCTCCGGTGTCGAGCGTGACGCCGCTGTTTCTGGTCCCTCTGGCGCCACCGTAGAAGAACAGCTGGTTGATCCGCAGTTTCTGGCGGAATTACGTGCTCAGATGCTCAAATTTGCGCGCCTGCAGCTGCGCGATGACGATCAAGCGGAAGATGCGGTGCAGGAAGCGCTAGCCGGGGCGCTGAAAAATATCGAGTCCTTTGCCCGCCAGTCGGCCCTGAAAACCTGGGTCTTCTCGATTCTCAAATTCAAAATTGCCGATGCCCTGCGCTACCGTCAGCGGGTTATTGCCTCCAGTCAGCTCGGCGACGAGGAGCAGCGGGAGCAACAATTTATGGATGCCCTGTTTAAAACCAATGGTCACTGGCACCGGGCAGAGCGTCCGACCAGCTGGAATGGCCCGCAGGGGGGCGTGCAGAGCGACCACTTCTGGCGAGTATTTGACGCCTGCTTGAATGGCTTGCCGGAAAAGCAGGCGCGGGTGTTTATGATGCGGGAATTTATCGAGCTGGAATCCGAGGAAATCTGCAGCCAGTTGTCGCTGTCTACCAGTAACCTTCATGTGATTCTGTACCGCGCCAGGTTGCGCTTGCGTGAATGCCTGGAGAACAGCTGGTTTGAAACGTCCGCAGCAAGATCGAGAGGGGAATCCACGGCATGA
- a CDS encoding DNA-binding protein has protein sequence MARTGVNYFDIVQAADTIKQRGEEPTVDRVREELGTGSKSTIAPLLKRWKAETGNAQSEIGGLPKDLVDALKGLQQRIQDDADRRIDTVREESEEALELVRAELVEARVVLAERSASLQELEQKLGSSEESNRELHKSLDESRAALAKSEFQREEAGVRIAELRNSVDELKQENRTVREHFEFFQQRIADDRQQERDQFRQSTAQLNGQIAHLNEQLSVAGRRLDEREQQFAELGSRSAAQASELQLAQQALTAERAELDSMRQHHNAQAIKLQESAAEIAQLRDQVAGLSSSNAACTRDSELQRQACSKLEIEIKRLRENLTSLRMEHQQALQEKAELKGQLVQLERAVQTQDTALQP, from the coding sequence ATGGCACGTACAGGCGTCAACTATTTCGATATCGTCCAGGCAGCAGACACCATCAAGCAGCGCGGCGAAGAGCCAACCGTCGATCGCGTGCGGGAGGAGCTGGGTACCGGTAGCAAAAGCACGATTGCGCCCTTGCTGAAGCGCTGGAAAGCGGAAACGGGCAATGCCCAAAGTGAAATTGGCGGTCTGCCGAAAGATCTGGTGGATGCGTTAAAGGGTCTGCAACAGCGTATTCAAGACGATGCTGATCGCAGAATAGATACCGTACGTGAAGAATCCGAGGAAGCGCTGGAACTTGTGCGGGCAGAACTTGTGGAGGCGCGAGTAGTTCTCGCGGAGCGTAGCGCCAGCCTGCAGGAGCTGGAACAAAAGCTGGGTAGCTCTGAAGAAAGCAATCGGGAATTACACAAATCTCTGGATGAATCGCGAGCAGCTCTGGCTAAAAGTGAATTTCAGCGAGAGGAGGCGGGCGTGCGGATTGCCGAACTCCGCAATAGCGTCGATGAACTCAAGCAGGAGAATCGTACGGTAAGAGAGCACTTCGAGTTTTTTCAGCAGCGAATCGCCGATGATCGCCAGCAGGAGCGGGACCAGTTTCGCCAGAGCACCGCGCAACTGAACGGGCAGATCGCCCATCTGAATGAGCAGCTATCCGTTGCCGGGCGACGCCTTGATGAACGTGAACAGCAGTTTGCGGAGCTGGGTTCTCGCAGCGCAGCGCAGGCTTCAGAACTGCAGCTGGCGCAACAGGCGCTCACTGCCGAGCGCGCGGAACTTGACTCAATGCGGCAGCACCATAACGCGCAGGCGATTAAATTGCAGGAAAGTGCCGCGGAAATCGCGCAGCTGAGAGATCAGGTTGCCGGTCTGTCGAGCAGCAATGCGGCCTGTACCCGGGATTCCGAGCTGCAGCGCCAAGCGTGCAGTAAACTGGAAATCGAGATTAAGCGGTTGCGCGAGAACTTGACGTCACTGCGTATGGAACACCAACAGGCGCTTCAGGAAAAGGCGGAGCTGAAAGGTCAACTGGTGCAGCTGGAACGCGCAGTGCAGACACAGGACACTGCGTTGCAGCCGTAG
- a CDS encoding tyrosine-type recombinase/integrase — protein sequence MEKSPLELPSLESPSLESARLDTPEPRKQLPRETVQAYLNAATSESTRKAYRSAIRQFEKWGGRLPTDSETLTQYLLGRAQTLNPRTLDLHLTAIGQWHRYQGIANPAQEPLVQKTMNGIRRIHAKPKQKAKALRLEHIAQMASHLRARTDSRKKYRDLALILVGFFGAFRRSELVAIRVEDLIWEEDGLIVHLPRSKTDQTGQGMQRALPFGDKSVCPASALRDWLAAADMTEGPVFCAVNRWDQVQRKPLNPGAINQLLKQLGAECGFDFIGNLSSHSFRRGLSTSAAREKVDFELIKKQGGWKSDATVWEYIEEGQRLTDNAATALMEKMAAISADSAGPVDDDKHQS from the coding sequence ATGGAAAAGTCTCCTCTCGAACTGCCAAGCCTCGAATCGCCAAGCCTTGAATCCGCCCGACTCGATACGCCGGAACCCCGCAAGCAACTGCCCAGGGAAACCGTGCAGGCGTACCTGAATGCCGCCACCTCAGAAAGCACCCGCAAGGCGTACCGTTCCGCAATTCGGCAGTTCGAGAAATGGGGCGGACGGCTACCCACGGACAGCGAAACCTTGACCCAATACCTGCTTGGCCGCGCGCAAACACTGAACCCACGGACTCTTGATTTACACCTGACCGCTATCGGGCAGTGGCACCGCTACCAGGGCATCGCAAACCCGGCCCAGGAACCGCTGGTGCAGAAAACCATGAACGGCATCCGCCGCATTCACGCCAAGCCCAAACAAAAGGCAAAGGCCCTGCGGCTGGAGCACATCGCGCAAATGGCCAGCCACCTGCGCGCACGCACGGACAGCAGGAAAAAGTATCGGGACCTGGCATTGATCCTGGTGGGATTCTTCGGAGCATTTCGACGCAGCGAGCTGGTCGCGATTCGGGTTGAAGATCTGATATGGGAGGAGGATGGCCTGATTGTGCATTTGCCGCGATCAAAGACAGACCAGACGGGCCAAGGCATGCAGCGCGCCCTCCCTTTTGGCGACAAATCGGTGTGCCCGGCATCCGCCCTCAGAGATTGGTTGGCGGCAGCCGATATGACGGAAGGACCCGTATTCTGTGCGGTAAACCGCTGGGATCAGGTTCAGCGCAAGCCACTCAACCCAGGCGCAATCAATCAGCTACTGAAGCAACTGGGCGCTGAGTGTGGCTTTGACTTTATTGGCAACCTGAGCAGCCACAGCTTCCGCCGAGGGCTATCCACCTCCGCGGCACGTGAAAAGGTAGATTTTGAATTGATCAAAAAGCAAGGCGGCTGGAAGAGTGATGCAACGGTTTGGGAGTACATCGAAGAGGGGCAGCGGCTGACCGACAATGCCGCAACCGCGCTAATGGAAAAAATGGCCGCAATCAGCGCTGATTCTGCCGGGCCGGTCGATGACGACAAACATCAAAGCTAG
- a CDS encoding AzlD domain-containing protein, which produces MDTGLASELGTGMGVDLWAALIAAAIGTYLMRALPLVWMRRHLLRRSTKNTLEAMPTWLSVLGPLMIAAMFGVSLVPSKLSLASGLATVFGVLVTMVVWEKTRSLGWPVLAGVAVYGVVIFLASFLV; this is translated from the coding sequence GTGGACACAGGACTAGCGAGCGAGCTGGGGACTGGAATGGGCGTTGACCTCTGGGCGGCGTTGATTGCCGCGGCGATCGGGACCTACCTGATGCGCGCACTTCCGTTAGTGTGGATGCGGCGCCATCTGCTGCGGCGCAGCACCAAGAATACCCTGGAGGCCATGCCAACCTGGCTCAGTGTGCTCGGGCCGCTTATGATCGCGGCCATGTTTGGCGTGTCACTGGTGCCGAGCAAGCTCAGTTTGGCGTCGGGCCTGGCGACAGTATTCGGCGTACTGGTAACGATGGTGGTCTGGGAGAAAACCAGATCACTGGGGTGGCCAGTGTTGGCCGGTGTCGCTGTATACGGGGTTGTGATTTTCCTGGCCAGTTTCCTTGTTTGA
- a CDS encoding AzlC family ABC transporter permease, producing the protein MNLQAETSNNRPWLMGVRESIPLLGGYIPVAISFGLIAVQSGFSSWEAVAISVLIYAGASQFLFVAMVASGAPLWFVVVMTLLINARHVIYGPNLVPWLTGSRWWPWLMHGLTDQIFALAHTRLPQLAPDERVGWFFGSSLLAWFSWIGGTALGAVAGKELTQQWPLFAEVMPFALPALFLVLLAPRFTSRLWSLALGSTVVVALVFSLNGMTNAAIPVAAIAGAVVFFGLGALK; encoded by the coding sequence GTGAACTTACAGGCTGAGACTAGCAACAATCGCCCGTGGCTGATGGGGGTACGCGAATCCATTCCTTTGCTGGGCGGTTATATTCCGGTGGCGATTTCTTTTGGGCTTATTGCCGTCCAGTCCGGATTCAGTAGCTGGGAAGCCGTCGCCATCTCCGTGCTGATTTACGCCGGTGCCTCCCAGTTCCTGTTTGTCGCCATGGTCGCCTCCGGTGCTCCTCTGTGGTTTGTGGTAGTGATGACGCTGCTGATTAATGCGCGCCATGTCATTTATGGGCCCAATCTGGTTCCCTGGCTGACCGGTAGCCGCTGGTGGCCCTGGCTGATGCACGGACTTACGGATCAAATCTTCGCTCTGGCGCATACGCGCTTGCCGCAACTCGCCCCGGACGAGCGAGTTGGCTGGTTCTTCGGTAGTAGCTTGCTGGCCTGGTTCAGCTGGATTGGTGGCACTGCGCTTGGGGCTGTAGCGGGTAAGGAACTGACACAACAATGGCCGTTATTTGCCGAGGTGATGCCATTTGCCTTGCCGGCGCTTTTCCTGGTGCTGTTGGCACCTCGGTTTACCTCCCGACTTTGGTCGCTTGCGCTCGGTAGTACTGTGGTGGTTGCGCTGGTCTTTTCACTGAATGGCATGACGAATGCGGCGATTCCGGTTGCTGCGATTGCCGGCGCTGTGGTCTTTTTCGGGTTGGGCGCACTCAAGTAG